One window from the genome of Vicinamibacteria bacterium encodes:
- a CDS encoding GlsB/YeaQ/YmgE family stress response membrane protein, protein MHLVWFLLVGLVAGWLAGKITKGSGYGVLGDIVLGVIGAFVGGFLFRMIGIAAGGTLASIIVATIGAVVLVLIVRAIKRV, encoded by the coding sequence GTGCATCTAGTGTGGTTCTTGTTGGTTGGCTTGGTTGCGGGTTGGTTGGCGGGAAAGATCACAAAGGGATCCGGGTACGGGGTCCTGGGTGACATCGTGCTCGGCGTGATTGGAGCGTTCGTTGGCGGATTCCTTTTTCGCATGATTGGGATCGCGGCTGGCGGAACCCTGGCCAGCATCATCGTTGCCACCATCGGGGCGGTCGTACTGGTGTTAATCGTAAGGGCAATCAAGAGGGTGTAG
- a CDS encoding cobalamin B12-binding domain-containing protein, with protein MPEKKSPPGGLASRKIRVLIAKPGLDGHDRGAKVVARALRDAGMEVIYTGLRQSPEQIVAAAAQEDVDAVGLSILSGAHLQICKRVLELLRAKGSGGVRVFLGGIIPAQDIPLLKKMGVAEVFLPGSSTQDVIRLIESSLPVR; from the coding sequence ATGCCTGAGAAAAAGTCGCCGCCCGGGGGTTTGGCTTCTCGCAAGATCAGGGTCCTCATCGCCAAGCCCGGCCTGGACGGCCATGACCGTGGGGCCAAGGTGGTGGCCCGCGCCCTCCGCGATGCAGGGATGGAGGTCATCTACACCGGCCTGCGCCAGAGCCCGGAGCAAATCGTGGCCGCGGCTGCGCAGGAGGACGTGGATGCGGTCGGCCTCTCCATCCTGTCCGGTGCCCATCTCCAGATCTGCAAGCGCGTTCTGGAACTCCTCCGGGCCAAGGGGAGCGGGGGGGTCCGGGTGTTCCTGGGCGGGATCATCCCCGCCCAGGACATCCCCCTCCTGAAGAAGATGGGCGTGGCGGAGGTGTTCCTTCCCGGCTCCTCGACCCAAGACGTCATCCGGCTGATCGAGTCCTCCCTTCCCGTCCGCTGA
- a CDS encoding DapH/DapD/GlmU-related protein, producing MGTTPDEGRPPIAIQEAVGAGGKSALAKYQDLVVGSRSPGRLVLHELVVTLTSWVPGALGLVLRRVAYRLLLGGMGRNVTFGYGTVLRHPAKIRLGNNVTIDDLVVLDAKGSGNRGIIVGDGVFLGRGTILSCKDGDIVLGDHVNIGFYSEIFSGSRVVVGRYGLFAAYTYLVGGGHEYERTDRAVLEQPRSSRGIDLGENVWLGAGAKVLDGVRIGNNVVVGAGAVVTEDLPDGVVAAGIPARVIRPREDGKGARL from the coding sequence TTGGGCACGACGCCGGACGAGGGGCGGCCGCCGATCGCGATCCAGGAGGCGGTGGGCGCGGGGGGCAAGTCCGCCCTCGCCAAGTACCAGGATCTGGTGGTGGGGAGCCGGAGCCCCGGCCGCCTCGTTCTCCACGAGCTGGTGGTGACGCTGACCTCCTGGGTGCCGGGCGCGCTGGGGCTCGTGCTCCGGCGGGTGGCCTACCGCCTGCTATTGGGCGGGATGGGCCGCAACGTCACCTTCGGCTACGGAACCGTCTTGCGGCACCCCGCTAAGATTCGGCTCGGGAACAACGTGACCATAGACGACCTCGTGGTCCTGGACGCCAAGGGCAGCGGCAACCGGGGGATCATCGTCGGGGACGGCGTGTTTCTGGGTCGGGGGACGATCCTCTCCTGCAAAGACGGCGACATCGTCCTTGGCGATCACGTGAACATCGGGTTCTATTCCGAAATCTTCTCCGGCTCGCGGGTAGTCGTCGGCCGATACGGCCTGTTCGCCGCCTATACTTATCTAGTCGGGGGAGGACACGAGTACGAGCGGACGGACCGCGCGGTCCTGGAGCAGCCCCGCTCCTCCCGGGGCATCGACCTGGGGGAGAACGTCTGGTTGGGAGCGGGGGCCAAGGTCCTGGACGGCGTGCGCATCGGCAACAACGTGGTCGTGGGGGCGGGGGCGGTCGTCACCGAAGACTTGCCGGACGGGGTGGTGGCAGCGGGCATTCCCGCCCGCGTGATACGGCCGCGGGAAGACGGGAAGGGGGCCCGCCTTTGA
- a CDS encoding TonB-dependent receptor: MILARLAIRVLIGGVFATAAVVSAQSPEASIVGTVKDPSAARVPGAHLSAKSLASGAERETNANALGEFRFDLLPPGRYQVRAAAPGFQVTQIEVALATGVTHALEIQLAISGPRVEVEVRRPIDTASSVVQTVVSARDTASIPLAARSFANIAYFAPMTQPVEPSDPTKARITAVSFAGSSGLNVDLSVDGGDNNDDYIGGFLQNFSPDAIEEFNVRTAQFDADTSRTNGGSVIITTRRGNDQWHGSVADYFRGAGLNARNPLDNPEPNPKQPFSRNHLAGSIGGPIVKQKLWFFTAFEYVDEDASISYSNQSLAQFQALAQLASMGLVPGVTSISIPSSVPVLFRDSIFSTRVDWRQSDRSEWFLRGATDRYHTANDLLQQATLPSTGAYSRSNYWNVLLHNDFQFNQSWLGVLTLQANSFHRSLERNSNYGFALAFPFSTTQSTISGFETFGDNQFVTPITAFPVERDQRKYQVRYDLARSGIKHSVKVGVNFIDEPELSGRLSDNPETLVSFPLDPTDYLANPTQFPLDYAAGSSPLGGSSGIFSQHVRRFGVYAQDAWRMSPSLTLNLGLRYDTTFGLFTASGREQDQNSAYITLKALGLDLVSGIPHDYRGAIAPRIGLAWAPGGSGKTVVRAGIGLYYNDLAQNGWVAAFQAVNAPPAGLLQPADKGALIDPRYKTPYALQASLGFEHDLGNDWRVDLRYQHQQGVHQYRRYEYVSGSTLPDDAPSISLFRSDNRSRYDGISFGIQHRFSNRFDLSAHYTLASAATWGAVVGELFDYVNGVSDVRNPFGPGDHGPSGEDVRHRVVVTGRVQLPGKFELATLSQFESARPFTLATSLDVNNDGNPANDRAVVNGAQTSLDQFRGTAFIQVDLRVSRPIRLSDRTELRPFLELFNVFNRQNPGNNYVGQVAALSVPPNQLANVTQHCLDPGCTATRAVTLNDLRVPAGALGDFFGPGTTVGIPFTAQLGLRLSF; this comes from the coding sequence ATGATTCTCGCGCGTCTAGCCATCCGCGTGCTTATCGGCGGTGTTTTCGCCACGGCCGCGGTAGTCTCGGCCCAGAGCCCCGAAGCATCGATTGTCGGCACGGTGAAGGATCCCTCGGCGGCCCGGGTTCCGGGGGCCCACCTCAGCGCCAAGTCTCTCGCGTCGGGTGCCGAACGGGAGACGAACGCCAACGCCCTGGGGGAGTTCCGTTTCGATCTTCTCCCTCCAGGGCGGTATCAGGTCCGGGCGGCGGCGCCCGGCTTCCAGGTCACGCAAATCGAAGTGGCCCTGGCCACGGGTGTCACGCACGCGCTCGAGATCCAGCTCGCCATTTCCGGGCCGAGAGTGGAGGTCGAGGTTCGCCGACCCATCGACACGGCCAGCAGCGTGGTCCAGACCGTGGTGTCCGCGCGCGACACTGCCTCGATACCGCTCGCCGCACGCAGCTTCGCAAACATCGCCTACTTCGCCCCCATGACCCAACCCGTCGAACCTTCCGATCCGACCAAGGCCCGAATCACGGCGGTCTCCTTTGCGGGAAGCTCCGGCCTGAATGTCGACCTCTCCGTGGATGGAGGCGACAACAACGACGACTACATCGGCGGATTCCTGCAGAATTTCTCGCCCGACGCCATCGAGGAGTTTAACGTTCGCACGGCACAATTCGATGCCGACACTTCGCGCACCAATGGTGGCTCCGTGATCATTACCACCCGGCGTGGCAACGACCAGTGGCACGGTAGCGTCGCCGACTACTTCCGCGGCGCGGGGCTGAATGCGCGCAATCCCCTTGATAACCCCGAGCCCAATCCCAAGCAGCCCTTCTCCCGAAACCATCTCGCCGGCTCGATTGGCGGCCCCATTGTCAAGCAGAAGCTCTGGTTCTTCACCGCCTTTGAGTACGTCGATGAGGACGCGAGCATCTCCTACAGCAATCAGAGCCTCGCCCAGTTCCAGGCGCTGGCTCAGCTGGCTTCTATGGGTCTCGTTCCCGGAGTGACCTCCATCAGCATTCCGTCATCGGTGCCGGTTTTATTCCGGGATTCCATCTTTTCCACTCGAGTCGACTGGCGGCAATCGGATCGTTCGGAATGGTTTCTTCGGGGTGCCACCGACCGGTACCACACCGCCAACGATCTGCTCCAGCAGGCCACGCTTCCTTCCACGGGCGCCTACTCTCGTTCGAACTACTGGAACGTTCTCCTCCACAACGACTTCCAGTTCAACCAGAGCTGGCTAGGCGTGCTGACTCTGCAGGCCAACAGCTTCCATCGCTCCTTAGAGCGAAACTCGAACTACGGCTTTGCCCTCGCATTTCCGTTCAGCACGACGCAAAGCACCATCTCCGGCTTCGAGACCTTCGGCGACAACCAGTTCGTCACGCCCATCACCGCCTTCCCTGTGGAACGTGACCAGCGCAAGTACCAGGTCCGGTACGATCTGGCCCGCTCAGGGATCAAGCACTCGGTCAAGGTTGGTGTGAACTTCATCGATGAGCCGGAGCTCTCAGGCCGACTGTCGGACAATCCTGAGACCCTGGTCAGCTTTCCCTTGGATCCGACCGACTACCTCGCCAACCCGACACAGTTTCCGCTGGACTACGCCGCCGGCTCATCGCCACTGGGCGGGTCAAGCGGCATCTTCTCGCAGCATGTCCGCCGTTTTGGCGTGTACGCCCAGGACGCGTGGCGCATGAGCCCTTCCCTCACCCTGAATCTGGGCCTCCGCTATGATACGACCTTCGGGCTCTTCACGGCCTCCGGCCGGGAGCAGGATCAGAACTCCGCCTACATCACCCTCAAGGCCCTGGGCCTCGACCTCGTCTCCGGCATTCCCCACGACTACCGGGGTGCCATCGCTCCCCGCATCGGGCTTGCCTGGGCTCCCGGCGGTAGCGGGAAGACCGTCGTTCGCGCCGGCATCGGCCTTTACTACAACGACCTCGCTCAGAACGGTTGGGTCGCCGCCTTCCAAGCCGTCAACGCCCCGCCCGCGGGCCTGCTCCAACCCGCGGACAAAGGTGCCCTCATCGATCCACGCTACAAGACCCCTTACGCCCTGCAAGCGAGCCTCGGTTTCGAGCACGACCTCGGTAATGACTGGCGGGTCGACTTGCGCTACCAACACCAGCAGGGAGTCCATCAATATCGCCGGTACGAATACGTTTCCGGCAGTACGCTCCCCGACGACGCCCCCAGCATCTCGCTCTTCCGGTCTGACAATCGTTCCCGCTACGATGGGATCTCCTTTGGGATCCAGCATCGCTTCTCCAACCGCTTTGACCTTTCCGCGCACTACACGCTGGCGAGCGCCGCCACCTGGGGAGCGGTGGTGGGGGAACTGTTTGACTATGTCAACGGCGTCAGCGACGTAAGGAACCCTTTCGGGCCCGGCGACCACGGGCCTTCCGGCGAGGACGTTCGGCATCGCGTCGTGGTCACGGGGAGGGTTCAGCTCCCGGGCAAGTTTGAGTTGGCCACGCTGTCCCAGTTCGAGAGCGCGCGTCCTTTCACGCTTGCCACCTCGCTGGACGTCAACAACGATGGGAACCCAGCAAACGACCGCGCGGTGGTGAACGGTGCGCAGACGTCCCTGGATCAATTTCGCGGCACGGCCTTCATCCAGGTGGACCTTCGGGTGAGTCGCCCTATTCGGCTCTCGGATCGTACCGAGCTCCGGCCCTTCCTTGAGCTTTTCAATGTCTTCAATCGGCAGAATCCCGGCAACAACTACGTCGGCCAGGTGGCAGCCCTCTCCGTCCCCCCCAACCAACTGGCCAACGTCACCCAGCACTGCCTTGATCCAGGCTGCACCGCCACCCGTGCTGTGACCCTGAACGATCTCCGCGTGCCGGCGGGAGCGCTCGGCGATTTCTTCGGCCCCGGGACCACAGTGGGGATTCCCTTCACCGCCCAGCTCGGCCTCCGACTGAGCTTCTGA
- a CDS encoding lysylphosphatidylglycerol synthase transmembrane domain-containing protein: protein MKRTALLAAKIGVSLALLAYLLSTTDLVALERRVRGGDLILIAAAVGFYSAMLALCTWRWWVLLQAQGFPASVRRLSASYLVATFFNNFLPSNIGGDVIRVRDSSQLTGSTTTSLAVVAIDRILGLGALYVLALVAFVLGGPSVRQLAGARSMLVLMGGVFSGLAYVFFRPGTARRLMSATRLASFGWAREQFEIVQAAVHVYRARLPAVGFAFLASVALQALVVCYYYAVAHALRIPLPLGACFLMVPLCTLLQTVPVSFNGWGIRESVFIVYFGQIGLARDGALAFSLVGAGLVVLLSLSGAFVWMSRGPGLESEPVP, encoded by the coding sequence ATGAAGCGCACCGCCCTGCTCGCGGCCAAGATTGGCGTTAGCCTCGCCCTTCTGGCCTACCTCCTCTCCACCACCGATCTGGTCGCGCTCGAACGGCGGGTTCGCGGGGGGGATCTGATCCTGATCGCGGCCGCGGTGGGGTTTTACAGCGCCATGCTCGCCCTCTGCACCTGGCGCTGGTGGGTCCTCTTGCAGGCCCAAGGCTTCCCCGCCTCCGTGCGGCGGCTATCCGCTTCCTACCTGGTGGCCACCTTCTTCAACAACTTCCTGCCCAGCAACATAGGGGGGGACGTCATCCGCGTTCGCGACAGCTCCCAGCTCACGGGCTCCACCACGACCTCCCTCGCGGTGGTGGCGATCGATCGCATCTTGGGGCTGGGTGCCCTCTACGTCCTGGCCCTGGTGGCCTTCGTGCTCGGGGGCCCCTCCGTCCGCCAGCTCGCCGGCGCCCGCTCCATGCTCGTCCTCATGGGCGGTGTTTTCAGCGGTCTGGCCTACGTGTTCTTCCGGCCGGGCACGGCGCGGCGGCTCATGTCCGCGACCCGCCTCGCCTCGTTCGGCTGGGCCCGGGAACAGTTCGAGATCGTCCAAGCCGCGGTCCACGTGTACCGCGCGCGTCTGCCCGCGGTGGGGTTCGCCTTCCTGGCGAGCGTGGCTCTGCAGGCGCTGGTCGTCTGCTACTACTATGCGGTGGCGCATGCCCTCCGCATTCCGCTCCCCCTCGGCGCTTGTTTCCTCATGGTTCCGCTCTGCACGCTGCTCCAAACCGTTCCCGTCTCCTTCAACGGGTGGGGCATCCGGGAGAGTGTCTTCATCGTCTACTTCGGCCAGATCGGCCTCGCCCGCGATGGCGCCCTCGCCTTCAGCCTTGTCGGCGCGGGCCTCGTGGTTCTGCTCTCTCTCTCGGGGGCCTTCGTCTGGATGTCGCGGGGCCCCGGCCTCGAGTCCGAGCCCGTGCCCTGA
- a CDS encoding glycosyltransferase, with translation MPVSVLHVCDKFGVAGSSIHGVSRLFSWWFPRYDPSRFEVSLCGLKESEPASRLLAAQGIPVSHLGRGRFDPRLLLDLVTLARARQARVLHVHGYAAADFGRLAARRVGAALVLHEHFADPRMPVYQGWADRLLAPLVDRAIAVSGSTRDFLVQQRHVPADRVRLIWNGAPLDEFGPVPRAQALEARQELGLPAQALVVGAIGRLNAQKGHRFLIEAAASVLAARPETRFLIVGDGDLAVPLRAQAQELRIADRVVFAGHRTDIPRVLGAIDVLCISSLYEGTPLTLFEAMAAGKAIVSTAVDGCREVLEDGRTGLLVPAQSAPALAAALLRVLDDEGLRHSLAQGAHGASGRYDVRSCVLQMEALYDEVLSDARSPR, from the coding sequence ATGCCCGTCTCCGTGCTTCACGTCTGCGACAAGTTTGGGGTCGCTGGCTCCAGCATCCACGGCGTCTCCCGTCTCTTTTCCTGGTGGTTCCCCCGCTACGACCCCTCCCGCTTCGAGGTCTCGCTGTGCGGGCTGAAGGAATCGGAACCCGCCTCCCGCCTCCTCGCCGCGCAGGGCATCCCCGTCTCCCACCTCGGACGCGGGCGCTTCGATCCCCGCCTGCTGTTGGATCTCGTGACTCTCGCCCGCGCACGCCAGGCGCGTGTCCTCCACGTGCACGGGTATGCGGCGGCCGATTTTGGCCGCCTGGCCGCACGTCGGGTGGGAGCCGCCCTTGTGCTGCACGAGCACTTCGCGGATCCGCGCATGCCGGTCTACCAGGGATGGGCCGACCGGCTCCTCGCCCCCCTCGTCGACCGGGCCATCGCGGTGAGCGGCAGCACCCGCGACTTTTTGGTGCAGCAGCGCCACGTGCCCGCGGATAGGGTCCGGCTCATCTGGAACGGGGCCCCCCTCGACGAGTTTGGGCCGGTGCCCCGCGCCCAGGCGCTCGAGGCCAGGCAGGAGCTGGGCTTGCCCGCGCAGGCACTGGTGGTCGGAGCCATCGGGCGCCTCAACGCCCAGAAGGGGCATCGCTTCTTGATCGAGGCCGCCGCCTCTGTTCTGGCCGCTCGCCCGGAGACCCGGTTCTTGATCGTGGGTGACGGCGACCTGGCGGTTCCGCTGCGCGCCCAGGCTCAGGAGCTCCGCATCGCCGACCGAGTGGTCTTCGCGGGGCACCGCACCGACATCCCCAGGGTGCTGGGGGCCATCGACGTGCTCTGCATCTCCTCCCTCTATGAGGGAACCCCGCTCACCCTCTTCGAGGCCATGGCAGCGGGTAAGGCCATCGTCTCCACGGCCGTAGACGGCTGCCGCGAAGTGCTGGAGGATGGCCGGACAGGCCTGCTCGTACCCGCTCAGAGTGCCCCCGCCCTGGCCGCCGCCCTCCTGCGGGTGCTCGACGACGAGGGACTGAGGCACTCTCTCGCCCAGGGCGCGCACGGGGCCTCCGGCCGCTACGACGTGCGCTCCTGCGTGCTCCAGATGGAAGCGCTCTATGATGAGGTGCTCTCCGACGCGCGGAGCCCCCGATGA
- a CDS encoding methylmalonyl-CoA mutase family protein, which translates to MKKVLEEKPAESPPGPHEVPFTTISGRPIEPLYGPDRLSDFDYARDLGDPGQFPFTRGVHATMYRGKPWTMRQFAGFGTPGETNARFKYLLENGGHGLSVAFDLPTLMGRDPDHPLSLGEVGKCGVAVTSLADMETLFDGIPLDQVSTSMTINSPAAMLLAFYIAVGEKQGVPQERLSGTVQADILKEFIAQKEYIFPPRPSMRIIVDMIRYCTEHMPKWNTISISGYHIREAGSTAAQELAFTLRDGIEYVQWCVEAGMDVDSFAPRLSFFFNSHSDFFEEIAKFRAARRIWARVMRERFGAKNPRSWMCRFHAQTAGVSLTAQQPYNNVVRTALQALAAVLGGTQSLHTNSLDEALALPTQEAATIALRTQQIIAHESGVVNTADPLAGSYFVEKLTSDLEAEALEYFRKIDALGGMVAAVERGFPQREIQEAAFQFQKAVERKEKIIVGVNEYAMEEKPFPILYIDERASEEQIGRLQTLRATRDNERVRQGLARLQQAARGRDNLMYPILDAARAYATLGEMCDALREVWGEYEEPPVF; encoded by the coding sequence ATGAAGAAGGTCCTGGAGGAAAAACCCGCGGAGTCCCCCCCCGGTCCTCACGAGGTCCCATTCACCACCATTTCCGGCCGTCCCATCGAGCCGCTCTACGGGCCAGACCGCCTGAGCGACTTCGACTACGCCCGAGATCTCGGCGACCCCGGCCAATTCCCGTTCACGCGCGGCGTTCACGCGACGATGTACCGAGGAAAGCCGTGGACGATGAGGCAGTTCGCCGGCTTCGGCACCCCGGGGGAGACCAACGCCCGCTTTAAGTACCTGCTGGAGAACGGCGGCCACGGTCTGTCAGTCGCCTTCGACCTGCCTACCCTCATGGGGCGGGACCCGGATCATCCCCTCTCTCTGGGCGAGGTCGGCAAATGCGGGGTGGCTGTGACGTCGCTCGCAGACATGGAGACCCTTTTCGACGGCATCCCCCTCGATCAGGTGAGCACCTCCATGACCATCAACTCCCCCGCGGCCATGCTCCTTGCCTTCTACATCGCGGTGGGGGAGAAGCAGGGCGTGCCCCAGGAGCGGCTCTCGGGGACGGTCCAGGCCGATATCCTCAAAGAGTTCATCGCCCAGAAGGAGTACATCTTTCCGCCCCGGCCCAGCATGCGGATCATCGTGGACATGATCCGTTACTGCACGGAGCACATGCCGAAATGGAACACCATCTCCATCTCCGGCTACCACATCCGCGAGGCTGGCTCCACCGCCGCCCAGGAGCTGGCCTTCACGCTGCGGGACGGGATCGAGTACGTGCAGTGGTGCGTGGAGGCGGGGATGGATGTGGACTCCTTTGCGCCCCGGCTCTCCTTCTTCTTCAACTCCCACAGTGATTTCTTCGAGGAGATCGCCAAGTTTCGCGCCGCCCGGCGGATCTGGGCCCGCGTGATGAGGGAGCGCTTCGGGGCCAAGAACCCGCGCTCCTGGATGTGCCGCTTCCACGCCCAGACGGCGGGGGTCAGCCTGACCGCTCAGCAGCCCTACAACAACGTGGTCCGCACGGCTCTCCAGGCCTTGGCCGCGGTCCTGGGGGGGACGCAGTCCCTGCACACCAACTCCCTCGACGAGGCCCTGGCCCTCCCCACCCAAGAAGCGGCCACCATCGCCCTGCGCACGCAGCAGATCATCGCGCACGAGTCGGGGGTGGTGAACACCGCGGACCCCCTGGCCGGCTCCTATTTCGTGGAGAAGCTGACGAGCGATCTCGAGGCCGAGGCCCTCGAGTATTTCCGCAAGATCGACGCCTTGGGGGGCATGGTGGCGGCGGTCGAGCGCGGCTTCCCCCAACGGGAGATCCAGGAAGCGGCCTTCCAGTTCCAGAAGGCGGTGGAGCGCAAGGAAAAGATCATTGTCGGCGTGAACGAGTACGCGATGGAGGAGAAGCCCTTCCCGATCCTCTACATCGACGAACGAGCCTCGGAAGAGCAGATCGGCCGCCTCCAGACTCTCCGCGCCACCCGGGACAACGAGCGCGTGCGGCAGGGACTGGCCCGCCTCCAGCAGGCGGCGCGGGGCCGGGACAACCTGATGTATCCCATCCTGGACGCGGCCCGAGCCTACGCCACCTTAGGGGAGATGTGCGACGCTCTCCGCGAGGTCTGGGGCGAGTACGAAGAGCCCCCTGTCTTCTGA
- a CDS encoding LON peptidase substrate-binding domain-containing protein yields the protein MGFWDAPRNKEVSLTRSIPGATPGNLLLPVLPLREVCLFPESSLGLVVSRPGALAAVEMATRGGKCLLAMAQRDTTAASPNPRDLQSVGTVAFLMEDLPLTDGGRRVELDGLRRGKVVSLIGVDVLIAEVQPLDEEDPGDEWGPAVEALARYLHTHADLRSFLDQQRRSKEPMSWVNLACQHLPITASARQKLLESDPLERCLKISRGLDALLRKEKGD from the coding sequence CTGGGCTTCTGGGACGCGCCGCGGAACAAGGAGGTCAGCCTGACCCGCTCGATACCGGGGGCGACGCCGGGCAACCTCCTTCTGCCCGTTCTCCCCCTCCGGGAGGTCTGCCTATTCCCGGAATCATCATTGGGGCTGGTCGTGTCGCGCCCGGGGGCCTTGGCCGCGGTGGAGATGGCCACCCGGGGCGGCAAGTGCCTGCTCGCGATGGCTCAGCGCGACACGACCGCGGCCAGTCCCAACCCCCGCGACCTCCAGTCGGTGGGCACGGTGGCCTTTCTCATGGAGGACCTGCCGCTCACGGACGGGGGCCGCCGCGTGGAGTTGGATGGGCTCCGCCGGGGCAAGGTGGTGAGCCTGATCGGAGTGGACGTCCTCATCGCGGAGGTCCAGCCCCTCGACGAAGAGGATCCCGGAGACGAATGGGGACCCGCGGTGGAGGCCCTGGCCCGCTATCTTCACACCCATGCCGACCTCCGCTCATTCCTAGACCAGCAGCGTCGGTCCAAGGAGCCCATGTCTTGGGTCAACCTCGCTTGTCAGCACTTGCCGATCACCGCCTCGGCCCGCCAAAAGCTGCTGGAGTCCGATCCCTTGGAGCGCTGCCTCAAAATCAGCCGCGGGCTGGATGCCTTGCTCCGCAAGGAGAAAGGCGATTGA
- a CDS encoding polysaccharide deacetylase family protein has product MKSFRKLAHDAGPAWEVPRDLLLGRYPDFVTGGPLARGDIPVFVFHSLEPESFGRKLRYLAENGYSTLSADEYFRALMGAGPVPERAVLLTFDDGRSSVWGVGAPLLRRYAMRGVVFLVPGRMRERPGPLPPTWEEVEAGRVRPEAVLGREQGEAAFLSWEEVEALSRAGYLDFQSHSLLHARIHVSPQVAGFATPQSRRGYAAMDLPLIGEAGRDLMGEEIPLGTPLLRSAPRLSESLRFHEEPYIRTACVEAVTQQGGEGFFARKDWETILRRLTSRSRIRGRLESPAQREAAIRTELAESKRLIEARTGKPVVHLAYPWHASGPSARRLVRELGYRTAFSGKVPGVPITRVGGDPETVARIGEDYLELLPGRDRLSLSSILYRKLSRRLSGTP; this is encoded by the coding sequence ATGAAGTCCTTTCGTAAGCTTGCCCACGACGCCGGCCCGGCCTGGGAGGTACCGCGGGACCTCCTCCTGGGCCGCTACCCGGACTTTGTGACGGGGGGGCCACTCGCCCGGGGCGACATCCCCGTCTTCGTCTTCCACAGCCTCGAGCCGGAGTCCTTCGGGCGCAAGCTCCGCTATCTAGCTGAGAACGGCTACTCTACCCTTTCCGCGGACGAGTACTTCCGGGCTCTCATGGGTGCGGGGCCGGTACCCGAACGGGCCGTTCTCCTCACCTTCGATGACGGGCGCAGCAGCGTCTGGGGCGTGGGGGCGCCCTTGCTGCGGCGGTACGCCATGCGGGGGGTCGTGTTTCTGGTTCCCGGACGCATGCGCGAGCGTCCGGGTCCCCTGCCCCCCACCTGGGAGGAGGTCGAGGCTGGACGCGTGCGGCCGGAGGCCGTGCTGGGGCGCGAGCAGGGGGAAGCCGCCTTCCTCTCCTGGGAGGAAGTCGAGGCTCTGTCCCGCGCGGGCTATCTGGACTTCCAAAGCCACAGCCTTCTCCATGCCCGCATCCACGTTAGCCCCCAAGTGGCTGGCTTCGCCACGCCCCAGAGCCGCCGGGGCTACGCGGCCATGGATCTGCCCCTGATCGGCGAGGCGGGACGCGACCTCATGGGGGAGGAGATTCCCCTGGGCACGCCCCTCCTCCGTTCCGCACCCCGGCTGTCGGAGTCGCTCCGCTTCCACGAGGAGCCGTACATCCGCACCGCCTGCGTGGAGGCCGTCACCCAGCAAGGGGGCGAGGGCTTTTTCGCGCGCAAGGACTGGGAGACGATACTGAGGCGGCTGACCAGCCGGAGCCGCATTCGTGGCCGCTTGGAGTCCCCGGCCCAGCGAGAAGCGGCCATCCGCACCGAGCTGGCGGAATCGAAGCGGCTCATCGAGGCGCGGACGGGCAAGCCCGTGGTCCACCTCGCTTACCCTTGGCACGCCTCCGGTCCCAGCGCCCGGCGCCTCGTCCGGGAGCTGGGCTACCGCACGGCTTTCTCGGGGAAGGTCCCCGGTGTCCCGATCACGCGGGTGGGGGGCGACCCCGAGACGGTAGCCCGCATCGGGGAGGACTACCTCGAACTGCTCCCCGGCCGGGATCGCCTCAGCCTCTCGTCTATTCTTTATCGAAAGTTGTCCCGGCGCCTCAGCGGGACCCCGTAG